The following DNA comes from Seriola aureovittata isolate HTS-2021-v1 ecotype China chromosome 15, ASM2101889v1, whole genome shotgun sequence.
CCCCCCCAGTCTCCCACCCTCCCCTTCCTCATTCATGCTGTTATCGGTTGAAGGTCATATATCATGGCAATACTGGACTTGACTGTACAAGGGTCGAAGGTCAGAGTTTACAGGAAGTAGTCTGGGGTGCGACGAGTGACATGAGGCTCCCCTCTGCGAGGCGCAGGATCAAACTGCAAGCTGGGTAGAGGAGagaataaaaagcagaaaaaacattaGCTGTTTAGCCATTTTCAAGTCATACATATTCTAAGTATAACACATGTCAGCagtgatattaatattttgcaCATAATTTGAGTTTAGCAAAGCCTATAGCTCTAgctaatgtgaaaaaaatactcTAAAGTCATGCAGAGCTTCAGCTTCACCAActctattcattttttttttttttttttttttttttttaaatatacttaCAATGAGTATTTGAGGGTGTCATCTAGTTCCATGATAGCTGCTTGGTTGCCACAGCGGTAGCAGTAGTTGGGAGCACTAAATATTGTCACCACATTCCTCTCATGGCACCAGTTGTAACCCTGGGGGAAGCAGATGTATTATTCACTGGAGATGTATAATTCAGGAAAAAAGTGCTACTATAATGCAGATCTGAACTGCACACCATGTTCTTGGACACAGTATGACAGAGCTAGCTGGTGTTTTGACTGTTcgcttttttgttttctggagCAGTAGGAGTGGTTCTTGACTGTAGCTGGGAAGTTTATATATTGTAACAGCCACTTTACATAACTAACAATCATTCAGACGTCTGTACAAACATGCATGGTAACACAAACCTCCATAACCAGCTGGTGGGCACGGGACACCAGTGTGAGGCGGTTGGCGTGGTTGAAAGTCTCCGAGATGTCCTGACCGAAAGTGTAGCCGGCTCCTCGAGGAGAGATGCCCCAGCCACCGCGGTCGTCAGGGTCTGACCACAGCAGGTCACACATGGGACCCTGCGGagggcaaagaggaggaggaggatgttagcagggaaacactgacacagcacTGCTATTGATTAACTGAACAGCTACCATCTGCAAATATAGTGAATCATGGAGAGAGGAGAATATCAACACATTACTTCCTTTGTGCTTTTTATGTATTGGTCATGATCAAGTGATAACAATTATTTTCCACCAAATCTTGTCCTTTTCTGTTAAATTCTTTATCTTTTGATATCTTTGCTTTTGAAAATTATACACACATTTCAGTATTGTCTTTACCTCATGTGGCACTTCCTGTAAACGGTCCAGTGCTCTAATGTGATCCAATGTATCTATGGATGGTGACAGGCCTCCATGAAGGCAGAAAATCTgtaaggagaagaagaaaatttgacaaaaacattaaattctATCAAAACATTAAGTCCTGTTCAGTCACTGCACAGTCTATATTCATAAATGTGAAACCAACCGACATTTGTTCTCACCTGAGAGTCTACCAAGGCAGTGAGGGGGAGGTAATCGAACAGGTCTGTGAAGTACTTCC
Coding sequences within:
- the ppp2cab gene encoding serine/threonine-protein phosphatase 2A catalytic subunit alpha isoform gives rise to the protein MDEKAFTKEIDQWIEQLNECKQLSEGQVKTLCEKAKEILTKESNVQEVRCPVTVCGDVHGQFHDLMELFKIGGKSPDTNYLFMGDYVDRGYYSVETVTLLVALKVRFRERITILRGNHESRQITQVYGFYDECLRKYGNANVWKYFTDLFDYLPLTALVDSQIFCLHGGLSPSIDTLDHIRALDRLQEVPHEGPMCDLLWSDPDDRGGWGISPRGAGYTFGQDISETFNHANRLTLVSRAHQLVMEGYNWCHERNVVTIFSAPNYCYRCGNQAAIMELDDTLKYSFLQFDPAPRRGEPHVTRRTPDYFL